Below is a window of Apium graveolens cultivar Ventura unplaced genomic scaffold, ASM990537v1 ctg8457, whole genome shotgun sequence DNA.
actttcatggacgcccactgagcccatgttgcttatgccgtctcaatagatggacttacttcccaaacgttgggtaagtaatcaattcatttaccaaaacagcaacctcgttgcgaatataaaatacaccatagagccggatcccccaggttttgagcgagtatttaaatcccctttgaaaggaagatcttaaatataaaaatgagttttggaattcGCTCtcacttttaaaatcattttgaaaactcgaaaacatttttaagaatgtttggagtaatgttgatttaatgaaattaatcagtcccaatatattagaaaatatctgaatattattggttaaataatattcccataaagaataatctttataaaaataattgaagtataagttttaaaactcatacttgaaacgaatattaaataaccaaagatatacttatacgaaagtacgatctttattgaataatcgaaaataagtttgattatctaaacattattctttaataaaataaagaatattatttagtaaataagcggagtcataagtcctcgaatgaatattcaaaatatattcattaaatagaataaacagagtcataagtcctcgaatgaatattcaagataatattcattaaataaaataaacggggtctTAAGTgttcgaatgaatattcaaaataatattcattaaataatataaagttatcgaataaaccttattcgattaagagttttaaggcgattctttcgcgagtaccttaccaactgcctaatccattttacttaattgtttcataatccaattagtcatttaaggtccttaaccaatgtttcaaagtaaggcgatgggtaatggttcgttcgcgaaacgccgttacttaaaacggtcgtttctcctaaaccgtacatcggattcaagcgaaccacatatcaaaacgaagctcgtaacatgaattatctaatcatggcaatggtcaaaacctaacagtgagttctcgggtcctgatgttaagaacaaaacagtctaaagtaaatcgggcattaccacggctatatttacgcgattaccaaattttatcctactccaaatcaaccacaaatcaaccatacaaccaaactccatccatacaatactacaacagccccaacacctcaagttctccaatttatattattctcaaacatgaactaaaactatacttaagtttatTAACCAATAATctaagatttacaactccaaactcattacaaaaccaaccacactctaagtctacaagaatgatgcttctcatgaaccataccagacacaaaaactctaaatatacaaaagtagggctagggtatgagattataccttccttggtgagtaaaagtaactaaggagcttggaatcacccttgaaagtccttaccaaagcttaatctatccaaaaacacaagatcaaacaatttaaatttcttgaaaacactattcactctcttcttaaatgatttattgaaagagattgtgaaggaatttggagcttaaactcctaggatagcaataactaatcataaggaaccttggataattaccttgcaatttaacaatgcttggatcttggattttgaattttcttctttgaaaaaaaggaaagccgagagcttcatgttGGAAAtgaagtgttttgtgtttttgatgttatgatttgtttttggcttggttgatccactttgtttgttaattagattattaccatggtaaattttgtgtggttcacaatcaaccaacaacacacttctttttgtcatgcttaggtcatcattcttatgtcatcttcccatgcttgtcctcttcttattggtttgatgacatcatcatccctaacctccttgattaactcctaattgcttgcctaatgaccgctgatctgttatatggttcgcttaactttcgttctcgtttctcgtttgagggatcatacctgggatcttattacttgggtttccttaacctttctcaatacattatattcctttttatgaccctctcttataatccttaaatttaaatcctttttatcctgttaccttatactcaattctttcggtatctggtggattttcgggaaaaaatcaaagtgttcgaatttggattctgacgatctttacatacacttatataccatatagagtactaataagatctcagaataacaatagaagaacccctacatagtgtggcatgtaAAGTTTTttcattcagcataatcagcaaaacactattcataagggttacaaaaaagttcaaaattttgggttattacatgatgagagaagaaagaagaagaatgaAGACAGTTCATAaccacaccaacaaaccctacaaatccaaattaaccaagctcaaacttcaaagccaacaaactcaTACACTAAACCACCTCCTACCTCAAAGCCTAGATTCTTATACAAATAAACTGCTAACACCTTTATAAAAATTCCAATCATctcaagccaaacatttctcaagaaaatcacaaacctgccTTCTGTCAAGCCATCACTCGAAGTTCACTACAAGTTTGTTGGGAGGAATCCTAAGAAAGCTAAGCATACCGAGAAagtgcaagttactgagagggccatcaGGATTTGTTAcaagcaaagtgattttctacctctaaactggtgtaactcagatgaagactactttcaacaactagttgaggaaatagtcagagtttgggttgtaacactaagggaagtaagaatctactatgaagatgggtccttcacatttcttgaCAGCAACTTAATGTACACTTTTTCTCacacagaaattaagagagtgattAGCTTACTAAAGGACAAGGACACTGCAACCAgggcatggagatctgttttagctgaatggttgatagcaagggaggaaagaagagcaaggaacAAGGCTGAGTATGAGGAGAGgaagaggaagtatgatgaggaaatagaaatgtttattcaaggatctgaagatctcaagaaaaaagggatgagcagagttaccaaggatggaagatttctaaatgtcaaGGCTGCCAAACTCTCAAGGTTTAGGATTGATTTGCTGAGTGGTTATTCAAAACATGACAAACTTAatcttgtggaagctctaagagggataCCTATAATAGAGGAATTGGAAATTCTTGTATACTTAAAAGgcctcattagagaagaaataGGAGATACAATATTTTTCTGATGTATGTAGCTGTTAAACTCAaaatcacctaatgtataaatgttgtattTGTGATTTGTATGTATAAATATATCTgtccattgtagcttggggttagtcttgttaacagacatgaatttgtgataagcaatcttctcacaaattagggagattgttgtgcaagacatgcctgtactataacaagactaagacaaattgacaaccctaagtaagttgtattgtaatctatgtttgcattgtgtattgtaacacttaagtctgtaaaaatgtaaataaattagactggagtatttttctgtaaacagttcaagcctaagaataaactctggaagaagatcatgaagatcatgcctcagagaaagtgtgaagaagtttggagttgaataaatgtgttttgagaaaaatattgtaagtcaagaaatctacaagtcacggattatgtgttatagagaagtcattcaagaactccagaatgacttatcgagaagtcaagaaaagctactatagaactcagagatatcgacaagacaaattgaagacatgaagaatggagatatcaataagtcacttcttcactagagaactctgaaaaattgacaagtcaaaatatcaccagagatctctgagatatcgataagttaaattatcactagagatctctgagatatcgataagtcaggttgttactcgagaactcagagacatcgataacccaaagtgaagatatgaagataagcgatctcgataagccaaattctcttatagaactcagagacttcgataagtcaaacaactatagagttattagagatctcgataaattattatatttatcgAGTTCTCTACATGACTAACTGGAAATCTCGATGTAAAAtttcaagtacagaatgcagatcaATTTAATATCCAAGactatcaatcaacaaacaaatcaatcactgatttgaaacGTCTAcgaaagcagcttgaagagtacaagatcaaaggccaagattaactggcaaagtaaagtcacaggcgtgcaagattagcaaagatacactaagatagaaatagaaagatttgattatccaaaatTAGAGTTTAGTACATGTTAATGCATGCTGTGTCATAACCCGTATTTACTGTACTATAAAGTAAACACCAGAtgctttgttttaagttgtaacaaatagatcttAAGTTTTCTTGTAaatctcaagagagaagctgagttcttaacatactaagaacccagaaatttgtagcaaacactagcttaattttaatataaaattaagtgagttttgaaagataattaTGTTCatatgcatgttttaattattttgttaaaatACATTATCTCTACAACATAGACTACTTTATTCACCattactaaaagttcaaaaagacattaaaatcttgaaaacacattcacccccccccccccggtGTTGTATTCACTACCCAACAGAATCCAGTCCCCGAAGATACGAgattaaacaatcatgaaattttaataaattatgtaCATGATATGACATTATAGGATCGAAGTAAATCCATAATCgatgatgtatttttatattatatgGCATTGGATGTCGACATACATTAtgatcctgaaccacaaagtgtaGATGAATATCGTCGAAGAAAAGACTGACTAAAATGGAAAGATACAATTCAAACAGATTTAAAATCATTGCGTAAAAGAGAAGTATTTGGACATGTTGTCCAAACACCAATCGGTGTGAACCCTGTTGGGAATAAATGGATATTcataataaaatgaaaatgaaaagaatgaaatCATGAGATATAAATCCTGACTTGTAACACAAGGGTTTTCTTAAAGGCCTGACATTAATTATCAAGAGACATACTCGCCAGTGATAGATGGAATTACTTTTCATTTTATATTAGGTATGACATCTAAAGAAAATTTGGAAACACGTCTTATGGACGTCGTTATTGCATATATGGTTCGCTTGatagtgaaatttttatgaaaatcccaGAAGGGTTAAAAATGGACGGGTTCAAGAAACCTCATCATATATACTCCATTAAACttcaacgatcattgtatggacTGAAACAATCTGATCGTATATGGTATAACAGACTTAGTTGTTATTTACAAAATAATGGGTATATTAGTAACCAAATTTCTCCATGTGTCTTTATCAAAAAATCACAATATGATTTTGTGATTATTattgtatatgtggatgatttaaatCTTGTATGAACAACTACGGAGGTTAATGATGCTGTCATATGCCTAAAGATAAAGTTTGAAATGAAAAACCTTGGAAGGACAAAAGATTATCTTGGGATACAAGTCGAGTTCTTGTCAACGAGAATTTTCCTCCACCAATCCACATATACAAAAAAGGTCTTAAACAGATTTTATATGGATAAATCTCATCCATTGACTACTCCAATGGTAGTTAGATCTTTAGAACCTGATAAAGATCCATTTCAACCACGAGAAGATGGTGAAGAGGTTCTTGGTCTTAAAATCCCATATCTTGGAGCAATTGGGGCATATATGTATCTTGCAAATAATACAAGGTCAGATATTGCATTTGTTGTGAATTTATTGGCTAGATTTAGCTCTACTCCGATGGACAGACATTGGAATGAGATCAAGCATAAATTTCTTTATCTTCGTGGAACACCTGATTTTGGGTTATTCTTCCCGAAAAACTCAACATCTCAGTTGATCAGATATGCATGCGCTAAATATTTTCCAGATCCTCATTTTGGCAAATCACAAACTGGATACGTATTTACATATTGCGGTGTAGCCATTTCCTGGAAATCCATGTAGCAAACTACAGTGGCAATCTCAACAAATCACTCAGAACTCATTGCAATTCATGAAGCCTATAGAGAATGTGTTTGGTTGCGGTCTATCATCAAGAATATTTAAGAATCATGTGGATTGTTGGACATCACAAGAAGTCCTACTGTCATGTTTGAGGATAACACTGCATGCATTTATCAACTCaaggaaggatatatcaaagAACACAGAATGAAACACATTTCATCAAAATTCTTTGTTAGTTATTGAATGCAACACAAAGGGGGgcatgtgtttcttggatttttagcctttttagaACTTATTTGAATTTTAGGTGAATAAAGCAATTTAGATTTGGCAGAGATATCGTGTTTACAGAAATAACCAACAaacacagtattttcaaaactcacttaatttgcattaattaagttggtcttgctacaaattctgggttcttaagaaaataagaacacagcttctatcttgagagaatacaagaaaatctagatatGTTTGTTACATGTGAACTAAGGACAGTGCATGCTTTATAGGATAACAACACGgatttacaagacttgcactaaaatttactaagctactttctaaagcaacatttttctatttccatttatagcttagcaaatatgtgcagaatcttgtaTGTCTGTGACCATcttttgtccagttaatcttggcccttgatcttg
It encodes the following:
- the LOC141705017 gene encoding secreted RxLR effector protein 161-like, which encodes MVVRSLEPDKDPFQPREDGEEVLGLKIPYLGAIGAYMYLANNTRSDIAFVVNLLARFSSTPMDRHWNEIKHKFLYLRGTPDFGLFFPKNSTSQLIRYACAKYFPDPHFGKSQTGYVFTYCGVAISWKSM